The proteins below are encoded in one region of Oncorhynchus kisutch isolate 150728-3 linkage group LG14, Okis_V2, whole genome shotgun sequence:
- the LOC109903868 gene encoding peptidase M20 domain-containing protein 2: protein MALGSQSRENRMQLKHNIGTCIDTIQDKLFILSQDIWRCPELAYGEKQSHDRLVRFLSDDNLWEVESHYKLPTAVRATWGPFGGKDGDRVLNVGFLCEYDALPGIGHACGHNLIAEVGVAAALGLTGALGLVREPTDCLTPLRVKVTVLGTPAEEDGGGKVDLILAGAFEDMDVVFMAHPAQQDVAFLPCVSITDVTVKYHGKASHAAAYPWEGVNALDAAVLAYNSLSVLRQQLKPDWRLHGIIKHGGVKPNIIPAYTELEYYLRTPLVTDLSDLKAKAEACFRSAAMATGCQVEITYPNHTYSNILPNTTLAQLYEENGRSLGIEFVEVQNNFSGSTDFGNVSFVVPGIHPFFYIGTDALNHTEEYTAAAGAEKAQFYTLRTAKALAMTAVDVLCCPELFHKMRVEFSEAKLKQEQGPKDKDTTGSTHS, encoded by the exons ATGGCACTAGGCTCTCAATCGCGTGAAAATCGAATGCAGTTGAAACACAATATTGGAACCTGCATAGACACAATTCAAGACAAGCTGTTCATTCTAAGCCAAGACATATGGAGGTGTCCAGAGCTTGCATATGGGGAGAAACAGTCACACGACAGGCTCGTTCGTTTTCTCTCTGATGATAACTTATGGGAGGTTGAAAGTCACTACAAACTCCCTACCGCAGTTAGGGCGACATGGGGCCCATTTGGTGGCAAAGACGGCGACAGAGTTTTGAATGTGGGATTCCTATGCGAGTACGACGCGTTGCCAGGTATTGGCCATGCATGTGGACACAACCTTATAGCAGAAGTCGGTGTGGCTGCTGCACTAGGGCTGACGGGTGCATTAGGATTAGTAAGAGAACCAACAGACTGTCTGACTCCTCTCCGTGTAAAG GTGACAGTTCTTGGGACCCCAGcagaagaggatggaggagggaaggTTGACCTCATCCTGGCTGGGGCATTTGAAGACATGGATGTTGTCTTCATGGCTCACCCCGCTCAGCAGGATGTTGCCTTCCTACCCTGTGTATCCATCACAGA TGTGACAGTGAAGTACCATGGGAAGGCGTCTCATGCTGCAGCGTACCCCTGGGAGGGGGTCAATGCCCTGGATGCAGCAGTGCTGGCGTACAACAGCCTGTCAGTTCTGAGGCAGCAGCTGAAGCCAGACTGGAGACTCCATG GCATCATCAAACATGGTGGAGTGAAACCTAACATCATCCCAGCCTACACCGAGCTGGAGTATTACTTGCGCACTCCACTGGTCACGGACCTGTCTGACCTCAAAGCCAAGGCAGAGGCCTGCTTCAGGTCAGCTGCCATGGCAACTGGTTGTCAA GTGGAGATAACTTATCCAAACCACACATATTCCAACATCCTTCCCAACACCACCCTTGCGCAGCTCTACGAAGAGAATGGTAGATCCTTGGGGATTGAGTTTGTGGAAGTGCAGAACAATTTCTCAG GTTCCACTGACTTTGGCAACGTGTCATTTGTCGTCCCTGGGATACACCCTTTCTTTTACATCGGCACCGATGCACTGAACCACACTGAGGAGTACACCGCAGCTGCAG GTGCAGAAAAGGCCCAGTTTTACACACTCCGGACGGCCAAGGCCCTGGCCATGACAGCTGTGGATGTGCTGTGCTGCCCTGAGCTGTTTCACAAGATGAGGGTGGAATTCTCTGAGGCCAAACTGAAGCAGGAGCAAGGACCGAAAGACAAGGACACTACTGGCTCCACACATtcatga
- the LOC109903870 gene encoding gamma-aminobutyric acid receptor subunit rho-1 isoform X2: MCTMQVDTVLVLFCVCLMGVAGRSAHQRGQKLETYKQSRSRRQTSRMDGETHSNSERPILKRSSDMTKSPMTKSEQLLRIDDHDFTMRPAFGGPPIPVGVDVQVESLDTISEVDMDFTMTLYLRHYWKDERLSFPSTNNQSMTFDSRLAKKIWVPDMFFVHSKRSFIHDTTTDNVMLRVHPDGNVLYSLRITVTAMCNMDLSRFPLDTQTCSLEIESYAYTDDDLMLYWKKGNESLNTDERISLSQFLIQKFHTTTKLAFYSSTGWYNRLYIHFTLRRHVFFFLLQTYFPATLMVMLSWVSFWIDRRAVPARVPLGRKGPCQKDKKVSSSRYHHGAHHVHHHHWSQRLHAQSVLHQSSRHLPVVALYLWHWQPGRHDVRPPDLRLHHHGRQPHSELWHRRELWDARERRQAGEDVGPGGSGGSPAHGPGKEARLCEHLDRHPRHRQVLTGPIPWFLRPVQHHLLVYLLLTPGLCHKWGRTLLTYHTHMLQLEHNMVIFIKH; the protein is encoded by the exons ATGTGCACCATGCAAGTGGATACTGTTCTTGTGCTGTTCTGCGTCTGCCTCATGGGGGTTGCTGGGAGATCAGCTCATCAAAGAGGCCAAAAGCTAGAGACCTACAAACAAAGCAG ATCCAGGAGACAAACATCAAGAATGGATGGAGAAACTCATAGCAACTCTGAAAG ACCAATCCTAAAGCGAAGTTCAGACATGACAAAATCTCCCATGACAAAATCTGAGCAGCTCCTAAGAATAGATGACCATGATTTTACCATGAGACCAGCATTTGGAG GACCCCCTATTCCAGTTGGGGTAGATGTTCAGGTTGAAAGTCTGGACACAATCTCTGAAGTGGATATG GACTTCACCATGACCCTGTACCTGAGGCACTACTGGAAGGACGAGCGCCTGTCCTTCCCCAGCACCAATAACCAGAGCATGACCTTCGACAGCAGGCTGGCCAAGAAGATCTGGGTTCCTGACATGTTCTTCGTCCACTCCAAGAGGTCCTTCATCCACGACACAACCACGGACAACGTCATGCTGAGGGTGCACCCTGACGGAAACGTGCTCTACAGTCTAAG AATCACAGTCACGGCCATGTGCAACATGGACCTGAGTCGCTTCCCTCTGGACACACAGACCTGCTCGCTGGAGATAGAGAGCT ACGCGTACACGGACGATGACCTCATGCTGTACTGGAAGAAAGGCAACGAGTCACTGAACACGGACGAGAGGATATCTTTATCTCAGTTCCTCATCCAGAAGTTCCACACCACTACAAAGCTGGCCTTTTATAGCAGTACAG GCTGGTACAACCGTCTGTACATCCACTTCACTCTACGACGCCACGTCTTCTTCTTCCTGCTCCAGACCTACTTCCCTGCCACCCTCATGGTCATGCTGTCCTGGGTCTCCTTCTGGATCGACCGCAGGGCTGTCCCCGCTAGGGTCCCCTTGGGTAGGAAAGGCCCTTGCCAGAAGGACAAGAAAGTTTCTAGCTCTAG GTATCACCACGGTGCTCACCATGTCCACCATCATCACTGGAGTCAACGCCTCCATGCCCAGAGTGTCCTACATCAAAGCAGTAGACATCTACCTGTGG TTGCCCTGTACCTGTGGCATTGGCAACCCGGACGACATGACGTGCGACCCCCAGATCTCCGGCTACACCACCATGGACGTCAACCGCACAGCGAACTATGGCACCGCAGGGAACTATGGGATGCCAGAGAACGGCGGCAGGCAGGAGAGGATGTTGGCCCAGGTGGTTCTGGGGGATCCCCAGCTCACGGGCCAGGTAAAGAGGCCAGGCTATGTGAACATTTGGATAGACACCCACGCCATAGACAAGTACTCACGGGTCCTATTCCCTGGTTCCTACGCCCTGTTCAACATCATCTACTGGTCTATCTACTCCTAACGCCTGGCCTGTGCCACAAATGGGGAAGGACCCTTCTAACCTATCACACTCACATGCTGCAGTTAGAGCACAACATGGTCATATTTATTAAGCACTAA
- the LOC109903870 gene encoding gamma-aminobutyric acid receptor subunit rho-1 isoform X1, producing the protein MCTMQVDTVLVLFCVCLMGVAGRSAHQRGQKLETYKQSRSRRQTSRMDGETHSNSERPILKRSSDMTKSPMTKSEQLLRIDDHDFTMRPAFGGPPIPVGVDVQVESLDTISEVDMDFTMTLYLRHYWKDERLSFPSTNNQSMTFDSRLAKKIWVPDMFFVHSKRSFIHDTTTDNVMLRVHPDGNVLYSLRITVTAMCNMDLSRFPLDTQTCSLEIESYAYTDDDLMLYWKKGNESLNTDERISLSQFLIQKFHTTTKLAFYSSTGWYNRLYIHFTLRRHVFFFLLQTYFPATLMVMLSWVSFWIDRRAVPARVPLGRKGPCQKDKKVSSSRYHHGAHHVHHHHWSQRLHAQSVLHQSSRHLPVGQFCVCLPLGHRVCSGQLPLDRAGTEREEAKRKVALYLWHWQPGRHDVRPPDLRLHHHGRQPHSELWHRRELWDARERRQAGEDVGPGGSGGSPAHGPGKEARLCEHLDRHPRHRQVLTGPIPWFLRPVQHHLLVYLLLTPGLCHKWGRTLLTYHTHMLQLEHNMVIFIKH; encoded by the exons ATGTGCACCATGCAAGTGGATACTGTTCTTGTGCTGTTCTGCGTCTGCCTCATGGGGGTTGCTGGGAGATCAGCTCATCAAAGAGGCCAAAAGCTAGAGACCTACAAACAAAGCAG ATCCAGGAGACAAACATCAAGAATGGATGGAGAAACTCATAGCAACTCTGAAAG ACCAATCCTAAAGCGAAGTTCAGACATGACAAAATCTCCCATGACAAAATCTGAGCAGCTCCTAAGAATAGATGACCATGATTTTACCATGAGACCAGCATTTGGAG GACCCCCTATTCCAGTTGGGGTAGATGTTCAGGTTGAAAGTCTGGACACAATCTCTGAAGTGGATATG GACTTCACCATGACCCTGTACCTGAGGCACTACTGGAAGGACGAGCGCCTGTCCTTCCCCAGCACCAATAACCAGAGCATGACCTTCGACAGCAGGCTGGCCAAGAAGATCTGGGTTCCTGACATGTTCTTCGTCCACTCCAAGAGGTCCTTCATCCACGACACAACCACGGACAACGTCATGCTGAGGGTGCACCCTGACGGAAACGTGCTCTACAGTCTAAG AATCACAGTCACGGCCATGTGCAACATGGACCTGAGTCGCTTCCCTCTGGACACACAGACCTGCTCGCTGGAGATAGAGAGCT ACGCGTACACGGACGATGACCTCATGCTGTACTGGAAGAAAGGCAACGAGTCACTGAACACGGACGAGAGGATATCTTTATCTCAGTTCCTCATCCAGAAGTTCCACACCACTACAAAGCTGGCCTTTTATAGCAGTACAG GCTGGTACAACCGTCTGTACATCCACTTCACTCTACGACGCCACGTCTTCTTCTTCCTGCTCCAGACCTACTTCCCTGCCACCCTCATGGTCATGCTGTCCTGGGTCTCCTTCTGGATCGACCGCAGGGCTGTCCCCGCTAGGGTCCCCTTGGGTAGGAAAGGCCCTTGCCAGAAGGACAAGAAAGTTTCTAGCTCTAG GTATCACCACGGTGCTCACCATGTCCACCATCATCACTGGAGTCAACGCCTCCATGCCCAGAGTGTCCTACATCAAAGCAGTAGACATCTACCTGTGGGTCAGTTTTGTGTTTGTCTTCCTCTCGGTCATAGAGTATGCAGCGGTCAACTACCTCTCGACCGTGCAGGAACGGAAAGAGAGGAAGCTAAGAGAAAGG TTGCCCTGTACCTGTGGCATTGGCAACCCGGACGACATGACGTGCGACCCCCAGATCTCCGGCTACACCACCATGGACGTCAACCGCACAGCGAACTATGGCACCGCAGGGAACTATGGGATGCCAGAGAACGGCGGCAGGCAGGAGAGGATGTTGGCCCAGGTGGTTCTGGGGGATCCCCAGCTCACGGGCCAGGTAAAGAGGCCAGGCTATGTGAACATTTGGATAGACACCCACGCCATAGACAAGTACTCACGGGTCCTATTCCCTGGTTCCTACGCCCTGTTCAACATCATCTACTGGTCTATCTACTCCTAACGCCTGGCCTGTGCCACAAATGGGGAAGGACCCTTCTAACCTATCACACTCACATGCTGCAGTTAGAGCACAACATGGTCATATTTATTAAGCACTAA
- the LOC109903870 gene encoding gamma-aminobutyric acid receptor subunit rho-1 isoform X3, which yields MCTMQVDTVLVLFCVCLMGVAGRSAHQRGQKLETYKQSRSRRQTSRMDGETHSNSERPILKRSSDMTKSPMTKSEQLLRIDDHDFTMRPAFGGPPIPVGVDVQVESLDTISEVDMDFTMTLYLRHYWKDERLSFPSTNNQSMTFDSRLAKKIWVPDMFFVHSKRSFIHDTTTDNVMLRVHPDGNVLYSLRITVTAMCNMDLSRFPLDTQTCSLEIESYAYTDDDLMLYWKKGNESLNTDERISLSQFLIQKFHTTTKLAFYSSTGWYNRLYIHFTLRRHVFFFLLQTYFPATLMVMLSWVSFWIDRRAVPARVPLGITTVLTMSTIITGVNASMPRVSYIKAVDIYLWVSFVFVFLSVIEYAAVNYLSTVQERKERKLRERLPCTCGIGNPDDMTCDPQISGYTTMDVNRTANYGTAGNYGMPENGGRQERMLAQVVLGDPQLTGQVKRPGYVNIWIDTHAIDKYSRVLFPGSYALFNIIYWSIYS from the exons ATGTGCACCATGCAAGTGGATACTGTTCTTGTGCTGTTCTGCGTCTGCCTCATGGGGGTTGCTGGGAGATCAGCTCATCAAAGAGGCCAAAAGCTAGAGACCTACAAACAAAGCAG ATCCAGGAGACAAACATCAAGAATGGATGGAGAAACTCATAGCAACTCTGAAAG ACCAATCCTAAAGCGAAGTTCAGACATGACAAAATCTCCCATGACAAAATCTGAGCAGCTCCTAAGAATAGATGACCATGATTTTACCATGAGACCAGCATTTGGAG GACCCCCTATTCCAGTTGGGGTAGATGTTCAGGTTGAAAGTCTGGACACAATCTCTGAAGTGGATATG GACTTCACCATGACCCTGTACCTGAGGCACTACTGGAAGGACGAGCGCCTGTCCTTCCCCAGCACCAATAACCAGAGCATGACCTTCGACAGCAGGCTGGCCAAGAAGATCTGGGTTCCTGACATGTTCTTCGTCCACTCCAAGAGGTCCTTCATCCACGACACAACCACGGACAACGTCATGCTGAGGGTGCACCCTGACGGAAACGTGCTCTACAGTCTAAG AATCACAGTCACGGCCATGTGCAACATGGACCTGAGTCGCTTCCCTCTGGACACACAGACCTGCTCGCTGGAGATAGAGAGCT ACGCGTACACGGACGATGACCTCATGCTGTACTGGAAGAAAGGCAACGAGTCACTGAACACGGACGAGAGGATATCTTTATCTCAGTTCCTCATCCAGAAGTTCCACACCACTACAAAGCTGGCCTTTTATAGCAGTACAG GCTGGTACAACCGTCTGTACATCCACTTCACTCTACGACGCCACGTCTTCTTCTTCCTGCTCCAGACCTACTTCCCTGCCACCCTCATGGTCATGCTGTCCTGGGTCTCCTTCTGGATCGACCGCAGGGCTGTCCCCGCTAGGGTCCCCTTGG GTATCACCACGGTGCTCACCATGTCCACCATCATCACTGGAGTCAACGCCTCCATGCCCAGAGTGTCCTACATCAAAGCAGTAGACATCTACCTGTGGGTCAGTTTTGTGTTTGTCTTCCTCTCGGTCATAGAGTATGCAGCGGTCAACTACCTCTCGACCGTGCAGGAACGGAAAGAGAGGAAGCTAAGAGAAAGG TTGCCCTGTACCTGTGGCATTGGCAACCCGGACGACATGACGTGCGACCCCCAGATCTCCGGCTACACCACCATGGACGTCAACCGCACAGCGAACTATGGCACCGCAGGGAACTATGGGATGCCAGAGAACGGCGGCAGGCAGGAGAGGATGTTGGCCCAGGTGGTTCTGGGGGATCCCCAGCTCACGGGCCAGGTAAAGAGGCCAGGCTATGTGAACATTTGGATAGACACCCACGCCATAGACAAGTACTCACGGGTCCTATTCCCTGGTTCCTACGCCCTGTTCAACATCATCTACTGGTCTATCTACTCCTAA
- the LOC109903870 gene encoding gamma-aminobutyric acid receptor subunit rho-1 isoform X4 produces the protein MCTMQVDTVLVLFCVCLMGVAGRSAHQRGQKLETYKQSRSRRQTSRMDGETHSNSERPILKRSSDMTKSPMTKSEQLLRIDDHDFTMRPAFGGPPIPVGVDVQVESLDTISEVDMDFTMTLYLRHYWKDERLSFPSTNNQSMTFDSRLAKKIWVPDMFFVHSKRSFIHDTTTDNVMLRVHPDGNVLYSLRITVTAMCNMDLSRFPLDTQTCSLEIESYAYTDDDLMLYWKKGNESLNTDERISLSQFLIQKFHTTTKLAFYSSTGWYNRLYIHFTLRRHVFFFLLQTYFPATLMVMLSWVSFWIDRRAVPARVPLGITTVLTMSTIITGVNASMPRVSYIKAVDIYLWLPCTCGIGNPDDMTCDPQISGYTTMDVNRTANYGTAGNYGMPENGGRQERMLAQVVLGDPQLTGQVKRPGYVNIWIDTHAIDKYSRVLFPGSYALFNIIYWSIYS, from the exons ATGTGCACCATGCAAGTGGATACTGTTCTTGTGCTGTTCTGCGTCTGCCTCATGGGGGTTGCTGGGAGATCAGCTCATCAAAGAGGCCAAAAGCTAGAGACCTACAAACAAAGCAG ATCCAGGAGACAAACATCAAGAATGGATGGAGAAACTCATAGCAACTCTGAAAG ACCAATCCTAAAGCGAAGTTCAGACATGACAAAATCTCCCATGACAAAATCTGAGCAGCTCCTAAGAATAGATGACCATGATTTTACCATGAGACCAGCATTTGGAG GACCCCCTATTCCAGTTGGGGTAGATGTTCAGGTTGAAAGTCTGGACACAATCTCTGAAGTGGATATG GACTTCACCATGACCCTGTACCTGAGGCACTACTGGAAGGACGAGCGCCTGTCCTTCCCCAGCACCAATAACCAGAGCATGACCTTCGACAGCAGGCTGGCCAAGAAGATCTGGGTTCCTGACATGTTCTTCGTCCACTCCAAGAGGTCCTTCATCCACGACACAACCACGGACAACGTCATGCTGAGGGTGCACCCTGACGGAAACGTGCTCTACAGTCTAAG AATCACAGTCACGGCCATGTGCAACATGGACCTGAGTCGCTTCCCTCTGGACACACAGACCTGCTCGCTGGAGATAGAGAGCT ACGCGTACACGGACGATGACCTCATGCTGTACTGGAAGAAAGGCAACGAGTCACTGAACACGGACGAGAGGATATCTTTATCTCAGTTCCTCATCCAGAAGTTCCACACCACTACAAAGCTGGCCTTTTATAGCAGTACAG GCTGGTACAACCGTCTGTACATCCACTTCACTCTACGACGCCACGTCTTCTTCTTCCTGCTCCAGACCTACTTCCCTGCCACCCTCATGGTCATGCTGTCCTGGGTCTCCTTCTGGATCGACCGCAGGGCTGTCCCCGCTAGGGTCCCCTTGG GTATCACCACGGTGCTCACCATGTCCACCATCATCACTGGAGTCAACGCCTCCATGCCCAGAGTGTCCTACATCAAAGCAGTAGACATCTACCTGTGG TTGCCCTGTACCTGTGGCATTGGCAACCCGGACGACATGACGTGCGACCCCCAGATCTCCGGCTACACCACCATGGACGTCAACCGCACAGCGAACTATGGCACCGCAGGGAACTATGGGATGCCAGAGAACGGCGGCAGGCAGGAGAGGATGTTGGCCCAGGTGGTTCTGGGGGATCCCCAGCTCACGGGCCAGGTAAAGAGGCCAGGCTATGTGAACATTTGGATAGACACCCACGCCATAGACAAGTACTCACGGGTCCTATTCCCTGGTTCCTACGCCCTGTTCAACATCATCTACTGGTCTATCTACTCCTAA